A single window of Rhipicephalus microplus isolate Deutch F79 chromosome 5, USDA_Rmic, whole genome shotgun sequence DNA harbors:
- the LOC142817895 gene encoding anoctamin-4-like, with protein sequence MIYEPYVPFWEKSARVAAANSVVLLMLCLVLCSVFAIIAYRIITLGWMSRRPRLRPHAHVIATVSSSMLNLVVIMLMNKVYKRLATHLTEIERPRTQHDYEDSFTVKMFLFTFLNTYSSLMYIAFFKGRLASHPGYHGTILGYSLDKCEDGCLYEVTVQLAIVMVGKQIINNINEFAQMRISNRWRSWQRDHIRRKGGLRAGPLTRWEEDYVLAEWRMLSLFDEYLEMAIQFGFVTLFVAAFPLAPLFALLNNFVEIRLDAYKYTCQLRRPLAQRVPNIGAWQVIFEGISTLAVICNAFQIAYTSDFIPRLVYRLVYSSDYSLHGFVNFTLSSFDTSDFDNDTRPDKATLDGVVVRECRYKGYREPPGSENEYELTATYWYIFAARLIFVVVFEVSMHSPGSEKENAVLVSLLLVCRMTTMGTLTIQRFYMLSC encoded by the exons ATG ATATACGAACCTTATGTGCCATTCTGGGAAAAATCCGCCCGGGTCGCAGCTGCCAACTCTGTAGTGTTGCTTATG CTGTGCTTGGTACTGTGCTCCGTGTTCGCCATCATCGCCTACCGCATCATCACACTCGGATGGATGTCGCGGAGGCCCCGGCTGCGGCCCCACGCCCATGTAATAGCAACCGTCTCCTCGTCGATGCTCAATCTCGTCGTCATCATGCTCATGAACAAG GTCTACAAAAGGCTAGCCACGCATCTCACTGAAATAG agcgccCACGGACGCAACACGACTACGAGGACAGCTTTACGGTCAAGATGTTCCTCTTCACATTCCTCAACACGTATTCTTCGCTGATGTACATTGCATTTTTTAAAGGAAG GCTTGCGTCACACCCAGGATACCATGGAACCATTCTAGGATACAGCCTGGATAAG TGCGAAGACGGCTGCCTGTATGAAGTTACCGTCCAGCTGGCAATCGTCATGGTTGGCAAGCAGATCATCAACAACATCAACGAATTCGCACAAAT GCGAATATCAAACCGCTGGCGCTCGTGGCAGCGGGACCACATCAGGCGCAAAGGAGGACTCCGCGCTGGTCCGCTGACCCGCTGGGAGGAAGACTACGTGCTGGCAGAGTGGCGGATGCTGTCGCTCTTCGACGAATACCTTGAGATGG CCATCCAGTTCGGTTTTGTGACGCTGTTCGTGGCCGCCTTTCCGCTGGCTCCACTGTTCGCGCTCCTGAACAACTTCGTGGAGATCCGTCTGGACGCCTACAAATACACATGCCAGCTACGCAGGCCACTTGCGCAGAGGGTGCCCAACATCG GGGCGTGGCAGGTCATCTTCGAAGGCATCTCTACTCTCGCCGTCATCTGCAAC GCGTTCCAGATCGCGTACACCAGCGACTTCATCCCCCGCCTGGTGTACCGCCTCGTGTACAGCAGCGACTACAGCCTGCACGGCTTCGTAAACTTCACCCTGTCGTCTTTCGACACGAGTGATTTTGACAACGACACGCGCCCGGACAAGGCTACGCTGGACGGCGTCGTCGTCCGAGAGTGCAG GTACAAGGGTTACCGCGAGCCACCCGGTTCGGAGAATGAATACGAACTCACCGCCACCTACTGGTACATATTTGCCGCCAGGCTGATCTTCGTAGTGGTGTTTGAGGTGAGCATGCACTCTCCAggaagtgaaaaagaaaacgcagttTTAGTTTCTCTTCTCCTTGTTTGTCGCATGACGACTATGGGCACACTCACAATACAGCGATTTTATATGCTGTCATGCTAG